The Paraburkholderia sp. ZP32-5 genome includes a window with the following:
- a CDS encoding TOBE domain-containing protein has product MSISAINVRNQFKGKIKEIIRGSVVSEVDVETPFGIVTSVITTRSVDELELKVGSEVVALVKSTEVSIARL; this is encoded by the coding sequence ATGAGCATTTCCGCTATCAACGTACGCAATCAGTTCAAAGGCAAGATCAAGGAAATCATCCGCGGCTCGGTGGTGTCCGAAGTCGACGTGGAGACGCCGTTCGGCATCGTCACGTCGGTCATCACGACGCGTTCGGTCGACGAACTCGAACTGAAGGTCGGCTCGGAAGTGGTCGCGCTGGTGAAGTCGACCGAGGTGTCGATCGCGCGGCTCTGA
- the ssuC gene encoding aliphatic sulfonate ABC transporter permease SsuC: protein MSQTTLSAATHARAAVPVARAARAADALRRLGKYLLPWLMPLAILCAWEIAARSGALSTRVLPEPLAVVKAAWSLIQSGEMWADVRVSTWRAVSGFAIGGGIGLVLGLATGLFRPAEIALDSSVQMIRNIPALAMIPLVILWFGIEEEAKVFLVALGVFFPVYVNTFHGIRSVDANLIEMARSYGVNGFALYRHVVLPGALPSILVGVRFAFGLMWVTLIVAETISAQSGIGYMTMNAREFLQTDVVVVGILLYAALGKLADVLAKSLERVSLRWHPAYQRGAKA from the coding sequence ATGAGTCAAACCACTCTGAGCGCGGCAACGCACGCGCGGGCCGCCGTGCCAGTTGCAAGAGCCGCGCGCGCCGCCGATGCGCTGCGCCGTCTCGGCAAGTATCTGCTGCCGTGGCTGATGCCGCTCGCGATTCTGTGCGCGTGGGAAATCGCCGCGCGCAGCGGCGCGCTGTCGACGCGCGTGCTGCCCGAACCGCTCGCGGTCGTGAAGGCGGCGTGGTCGCTGATCCAGTCGGGCGAAATGTGGGCGGACGTGCGCGTCAGCACGTGGCGCGCGGTGTCGGGCTTCGCGATCGGCGGCGGCATCGGCCTTGTGCTCGGACTCGCGACCGGGTTGTTCCGGCCCGCGGAAATCGCGCTCGATTCGAGCGTGCAGATGATCCGCAATATTCCCGCGCTCGCGATGATCCCGCTCGTGATCCTGTGGTTCGGCATCGAGGAGGAGGCGAAGGTGTTCCTCGTCGCGCTGGGGGTGTTTTTCCCGGTCTACGTGAACACGTTTCATGGCATCCGCTCGGTCGACGCGAATCTGATCGAAATGGCGCGCAGCTACGGCGTCAACGGTTTCGCGCTGTACCGGCACGTGGTTCTGCCGGGCGCCTTGCCGTCGATTCTCGTCGGCGTGCGCTTCGCGTTTGGGCTGATGTGGGTCACGCTGATCGTCGCCGAGACCATTTCCGCGCAGTCGGGCATCGGCTATATGACGATGAATGCGCGCGAATTCCTGCAAACCGATGTGGTGGTGGTCGGCATTCTGCTGTACGCGGCACTCGGCAAGCTCGCCGACGTGCTCGCGAAGAGCCTCGAGCGCGTGTCGCTGCGCTGGCATCCGGCCTATCAGCGAGGAGCGAAAGCATGA
- a CDS encoding DUF3820 family protein, translating to MNPEQLELLVTRVMPYGKYKGRVIADLPGHYLNWFASQGFPPGEIGRLLALMQEIDHNGLKPLLDPLRDRSRKQP from the coding sequence ATGAACCCCGAACAACTCGAACTATTGGTCACACGCGTGATGCCCTACGGGAAATATAAAGGCCGCGTGATTGCCGATCTGCCCGGCCACTATCTAAACTGGTTTGCGAGCCAGGGCTTTCCGCCCGGCGAGATCGGCCGTCTGCTGGCGTTGATGCAGGAGATCGATCACAACGGTCTGAAGCCGTTGCTCGATCCGCTGCGCGACCGCTCACGCAAGCAACCTTGA
- a CDS encoding ATP-binding cassette domain-containing protein, with amino-acid sequence MSATTLSTTFGGIAGSDLEVELAQPRVADHDANEAREFERDGASAPLYAPQRRIERDGGSGSALSSTAVGTQPAVALARNDARAAGDFAVQLRGVGKRYGEREVLSGFDLSIERGSFVAIVGRSGCGKSTLLRLVAGLEAASAGVLEKRASDGGPLDTRIMFQDARLLPWKSVLQNVMLGLGRGARDDARAVLAEVGLLERADDWPAQLSGGQRQRVALARALVHRPQLLLLDEPLGALDALTRIEMHSLIERLWREHRFTALLVTHDVHEAVALGDRILLIEEGRIALDQPVALARPRARASRGFAALEEHVLQRVLKTAPNDDALAYRAHDPYGEPEQARMARPTEVRWAV; translated from the coding sequence ATGAGCGCAACGACGTTATCGACGACGTTCGGCGGGATCGCGGGCAGCGATCTGGAGGTGGAACTTGCACAGCCTCGGGTCGCGGATCATGACGCGAACGAGGCGAGAGAGTTTGAGCGGGATGGCGCGAGCGCGCCGCTGTATGCACCGCAGCGGAGGATAGAGCGGGACGGCGGCTCCGGTAGTGCACTGTCATCGACTGCTGTTGGGACGCAACCCGCCGTTGCACTTGCACGCAACGACGCACGCGCCGCGGGAGATTTCGCCGTGCAATTGCGTGGCGTCGGCAAACGCTATGGCGAGCGCGAAGTGTTGTCCGGCTTCGATCTGTCGATCGAGCGTGGCAGCTTCGTCGCGATCGTCGGCCGTAGCGGTTGCGGTAAATCGACGTTGCTGCGGCTCGTCGCCGGTCTCGAAGCGGCGAGCGCGGGCGTGCTCGAAAAACGCGCCAGCGACGGCGGCCCGCTCGATACCCGCATCATGTTTCAGGACGCGCGCCTGTTGCCGTGGAAGAGTGTGCTGCAGAACGTGATGCTCGGTCTTGGCCGTGGCGCGCGCGACGATGCGCGCGCGGTGCTCGCCGAAGTCGGTTTGCTCGAACGCGCCGACGATTGGCCCGCGCAACTGTCAGGCGGTCAGCGTCAGCGCGTCGCGCTCGCCCGGGCGCTCGTGCATCGTCCGCAATTGCTGCTGCTCGACGAGCCGCTCGGCGCGCTCGATGCGTTGACGCGCATCGAAATGCACTCGCTGATCGAGCGGCTGTGGCGCGAGCATCGCTTTACCGCGCTGCTCGTCACGCACGACGTGCACGAAGCGGTGGCGCTCGGCGACCGGATTCTGCTGATCGAGGAAGGGCGCATTGCGCTCGATCAGCCGGTCGCGCTGGCGCGTCCGCGCGCGCGGGCATCGCGGGGCTTTGCCGCGCTCGAAGAACACGTGTTGCAACGCGTGTTGAAAACCGCGCCGAATGACGATGCGCTTGCCTATCGCGCCCATGATCCATACGGTGAGCCCGAGCAGGCGCGCATGGCGCGGCCGACCGAGGTGCGCTGGGCTGTATGA
- the ssuD gene encoding FMNH2-dependent alkanesulfonate monooxygenase, translating into MNVFWFIPTHGDSRYLGTSQGARAADYDYFRQIAVAADTLGYEGVLLPTGRSCEDAWVVASSLIAATQRLKFLVAIRPGLSSPGLAARMAATFDRLSNGRLLINVVTGGDAAELAGDGVFVDHDTRYQITDEFLHIWRKLLSASHGNDAIDFDGEHLQSKGGKVLYPPVQDPHPPLWFGGSSAAAHDIAAEHIDTYLTWGEPPAAVAKKIADIRARAAARGRQIRFGIRLHVIVRETEEEAWAAADKLISKLDDDTIARAQASFAKMDSEGQRRMAALHGGRRGGREELEVYPNLWAGVGLVRGGAGTALVGSPEQVAALMKEYAALGIDTFILSGYPHLEESYRFAELVFPLLPQRRNKIADGPLSGPFGEIVGNNYLPQAASAS; encoded by the coding sequence ATGAATGTGTTCTGGTTCATTCCGACTCACGGCGATAGCCGCTATCTCGGTACGTCCCAAGGCGCACGCGCAGCCGACTACGACTACTTCCGGCAGATCGCCGTCGCCGCCGATACGCTCGGCTACGAAGGCGTGCTGCTGCCGACCGGACGCTCATGCGAGGACGCGTGGGTCGTCGCGTCGAGCCTGATCGCCGCGACCCAGCGGCTGAAGTTTCTGGTCGCGATCCGCCCGGGGCTGTCGTCGCCGGGGCTCGCCGCGCGCATGGCCGCGACCTTCGACCGGTTGTCGAACGGGCGTCTGCTGATCAACGTCGTGACGGGCGGCGATGCGGCCGAACTCGCGGGCGACGGCGTGTTCGTCGATCACGACACGCGCTATCAGATCACCGACGAATTCCTGCATATCTGGCGCAAGCTGTTGAGTGCATCGCATGGCAACGATGCGATCGATTTCGACGGCGAGCACCTGCAATCGAAAGGCGGCAAGGTGTTGTATCCGCCGGTGCAGGATCCGCATCCTCCGTTGTGGTTCGGCGGTTCGTCGGCGGCCGCGCATGACATCGCGGCCGAGCACATCGACACCTATCTGACCTGGGGCGAGCCGCCCGCGGCGGTCGCGAAGAAGATCGCCGACATTCGCGCGCGCGCCGCCGCGCGTGGCCGGCAGATCCGCTTCGGCATCCGTTTGCACGTGATCGTGCGCGAGACCGAGGAAGAAGCGTGGGCCGCGGCCGACAAACTGATCAGCAAGCTCGACGACGACACGATCGCGCGCGCGCAGGCCTCGTTCGCGAAGATGGATTCGGAAGGCCAGCGCCGCATGGCCGCACTGCACGGTGGCAGGCGCGGCGGCCGCGAAGAACTCGAGGTCTATCCGAATCTGTGGGCGGGCGTCGGGCTCGTGCGCGGCGGCGCGGGCACCGCGCTGGTCGGCAGCCCGGAGCAGGTGGCCGCGCTGATGAAGGAGTACGCGGCGCTCGGTATCGACACCTTCATCCTGTCCGGTTATCCGCATCTCGAAGAGTCGTATCGCTTCGCCGAACTGGTGTTTCCGCTGCTGCCGCAACGACGCAACAAGATCGCGGACGGACCGCTGTCGGGGCCGTTCGGCGAGATCGTCGGCAACAACTATCTGCCGCAGGCGGCGAGCGCGAGCTGA
- a CDS encoding NADP(H)-dependent aldo-keto reductase → MEYRKLGDSDVQVSLIGLGTMTWGEQNTEQEAHAQIDYALDHGVNLIDTAEMYPVPPRAETQGSTERYIGTWLAQHKSAREKIVLATKIAGPARQPHNPRHIRGEGNQFDRKNLVEALNGSLERLQTDYVDLYQLHWPDRSTMTFGRPSYPWVEDAYTVPIEETLSVLAEFVKAGKVRHIGVSNETPWGVAQFLRAAEKLGLPRIVSIQNPYSLLNRTYEAGLSEYAHRDNVGLLAYSPLAFGWLSGKYEGGARPAGARITRYERFARYSKPQAVQATTRYVELAKRHGLTPTQLALAFVNSRPFMTSNLIGATSLEQLKENIDSVHVTLSPEVLAEIDALHELQPNPAP, encoded by the coding sequence ATGGAATACCGCAAGCTCGGCGACTCCGACGTTCAGGTCAGCCTGATTGGTCTCGGCACCATGACGTGGGGCGAGCAGAATACCGAGCAGGAAGCGCACGCGCAGATCGATTACGCGCTCGATCACGGCGTCAATCTGATCGACACCGCTGAAATGTATCCGGTGCCGCCGCGCGCCGAAACGCAAGGGTCGACCGAGCGTTACATCGGCACATGGCTCGCGCAGCACAAGAGCGCGCGCGAGAAGATCGTGCTCGCCACCAAGATCGCCGGACCCGCGCGTCAGCCGCACAACCCGCGTCATATCCGCGGCGAGGGCAACCAGTTCGACCGCAAGAATCTGGTCGAGGCGCTCAACGGCAGCCTCGAGCGTTTGCAGACGGATTACGTCGATCTGTATCAACTGCATTGGCCGGATCGCAGCACGATGACGTTCGGCCGTCCGTCGTATCCGTGGGTCGAGGATGCATACACGGTGCCGATCGAGGAAACGCTTTCGGTGCTCGCTGAATTCGTGAAGGCGGGCAAGGTGCGTCATATCGGTGTGTCGAACGAAACGCCGTGGGGCGTCGCGCAGTTTCTGCGCGCGGCCGAAAAGCTCGGGCTGCCGCGCATCGTCAGCATCCAGAATCCGTATAGCCTGCTGAACCGCACGTATGAAGCGGGGCTGTCCGAATACGCGCATCGCGACAACGTGGGTCTGCTCGCGTATTCGCCGCTCGCATTTGGCTGGCTGTCGGGCAAGTACGAAGGCGGTGCGCGTCCGGCCGGCGCCCGCATCACGCGGTACGAGCGCTTCGCGCGCTATAGCAAGCCGCAGGCCGTGCAGGCGACCACACGTTATGTCGAACTCGCGAAGCGCCATGGCCTGACACCTACGCAACTCGCGCTCGCGTTCGTCAATAGCCGGCCGTTTATGACCAGCAATCTGATCGGCGCGACCTCGCTCGAGCAGTTGAAGGAAAACATCGACAGCGTGCACGTGACGCTGTCGCCGGAAGTGCTCGCGGAGATCGATGCGCTGCACGAGTTGCAGCCGAATCCGGCGCCGTGA
- a CDS encoding DUF6566 family protein, producing the protein MEPKGLDMGDYQERYGDYDIEVAVEQVLTGVKAHFRVLRGDAAVVDWQLVHIDSLWSTEHAAAEAAFQAARELIDAGLAV; encoded by the coding sequence ATGGAGCCGAAGGGCCTCGACATGGGCGATTACCAGGAGCGCTACGGCGACTACGACATCGAGGTCGCGGTCGAACAGGTGCTGACTGGCGTCAAAGCTCATTTCCGCGTGTTGCGTGGCGACGCAGCCGTGGTCGACTGGCAACTGGTCCATATCGACAGCTTGTGGTCCACCGAGCATGCGGCCGCCGAAGCGGCTTTTCAGGCGGCACGCGAATTGATCGATGCAGGGCTCGCGGTGTAG
- a CDS encoding tetratricopeptide repeat-containing sulfotransferase family protein, producing MTSPAAQLPSSNPPSSTEHDLQPVSAEQWRVAGDACVARGDFDAALQCFESARASEPAASINYERLAVTLVALRRFAEAEVRYREAIARDPDNADSHHGLGWTLEQTHRLEAAVHAYREAARLNPSADGSSNNMGNCLQALGRFDEAHDAYRRAINGAPRVPLYYRNFVQTKRLSADDPVFAQLEQLAGDAASLSRSDQAEVHFAYGAALSGVGRNDASFDHLLKGNALYRAGMRYNETESLGLFARLPELFSADLFAAARGFGDPSAAPIFIVGMPRSGSTLIEQILASHPKVFGAGERTEFGEALVTGIRRDADDPLRIDIEALPEGNPARWRALGADYLRLMQRVRAEIGPEVTHFTDKYPFNFINVGLIHLALPNARFIHSRRSPLQTCLSIFSRIFHDVPFGYELGELGRYYRAYDALMAHWRRVLPEGVMIEIAYEELVDDLEANVRRMLAHCGLEWDPRCLAFHQTTRRVSTASSAQVRRPLYRTSIRRWQPREDLLEPLLTALGPTLAAAGDHLAP from the coding sequence GTGACATCACCCGCCGCGCAGTTGCCATCCAGCAATCCACCGTCATCCACGGAGCACGATCTCCAGCCGGTCTCGGCCGAGCAATGGCGCGTTGCGGGCGATGCCTGCGTCGCGCGCGGCGACTTCGACGCCGCGCTGCAATGTTTCGAGTCCGCGCGTGCGAGCGAGCCCGCAGCCTCCATCAACTACGAGCGCCTGGCCGTGACGTTGGTCGCGCTGCGCAGGTTCGCCGAAGCCGAGGTCCGCTATCGCGAGGCGATTGCGCGCGATCCCGATAACGCGGATTCGCACCACGGGCTCGGCTGGACGCTCGAGCAGACGCATCGGCTCGAAGCGGCGGTGCATGCCTATCGCGAAGCGGCGCGTCTCAATCCGTCCGCGGACGGCTCGAGCAACAACATGGGCAACTGTCTGCAGGCACTCGGCCGTTTCGACGAGGCGCACGACGCGTACCGCCGCGCGATCAACGGCGCGCCGCGTGTGCCGCTGTACTACCGCAACTTCGTGCAGACCAAACGTCTGTCCGCCGACGATCCGGTCTTCGCACAACTGGAGCAACTCGCCGGCGACGCCGCTTCGCTCAGCCGCTCCGATCAGGCCGAAGTGCACTTCGCGTATGGCGCGGCGCTATCCGGCGTGGGCCGCAACGACGCATCGTTCGATCATCTGCTCAAAGGCAACGCGCTGTACCGCGCCGGCATGCGCTACAACGAAACGGAATCGCTGGGTCTGTTCGCGCGCTTGCCCGAGTTGTTCAGCGCGGACCTGTTCGCAGCCGCGCGCGGTTTCGGCGATCCGTCGGCGGCGCCGATCTTTATCGTCGGCATGCCGCGCTCCGGCTCCACGCTGATCGAGCAGATTCTCGCGAGTCATCCGAAGGTATTCGGCGCGGGCGAACGCACCGAATTCGGCGAGGCACTCGTCACCGGTATTCGCCGTGACGCCGATGATCCGTTGCGGATCGACATCGAGGCATTGCCCGAAGGCAACCCGGCGCGCTGGCGCGCGCTTGGCGCAGATTATCTGCGGCTGATGCAGCGCGTGCGGGCGGAAATTGGCCCTGAGGTCACGCATTTCACCGACAAATATCCGTTCAACTTTATCAACGTCGGTCTGATTCATCTGGCGTTGCCCAATGCGCGTTTTATCCATAGCCGCCGTTCGCCATTGCAGACCTGTCTGTCGATTTTCTCGCGCATTTTTCACGACGTGCCGTTCGGCTACGAACTCGGTGAGCTCGGCCGTTATTACCGCGCCTACGATGCGTTGATGGCGCACTGGCGGCGCGTGCTGCCCGAAGGCGTAATGATCGAGATCGCGTATGAGGAACTGGTCGACGATCTGGAAGCGAACGTGCGTCGCATGCTCGCGCATTGCGGGCTCGAATGGGACCCGCGCTGTCTCGCGTTTCATCAGACGACGCGGCGCGTGAGCACCGCCAGTTCGGCACAGGTGCGCCGGCCGCTTTACCGGACATCGATACGACGCTGGCAGCCGCGCGAGGACTTGCTCGAGCCGTTATTGACCGCGCTCGGACCCACGCTGGCCGCGGCCGGCGATCATCTCGCGCCGTGA
- a CDS encoding enoyl-CoA hydratase/isomerase family protein, translating to MSMSAPSAVGDEIVTHVTNRIGFIELERPKALNALTTGMIRAIQAALEQWREDPDVLAVVVRSPHARAFCAGGDIRLMYEAARRGEQDTRDTFFTEEYRLNHTIFTYPKPYIALMSGIVMGGGMGISQGAHRTGGLRVVTQSTKMAMPETRIGLFPDVGASWFLARTPGAIGRYLAVTGETIGAADALYAGLADVYIDDEALPALIDTLRREPFERGADVVACIERDALAYQVAPRPEDSPLAQARALIDRHFALPNVARILASLEQESEHGSDAAEWAAQTIAVLRERSPLSMAVSLEVVTRAEGSMAEVLRTDLDLTRSSFLLGDTVEGIRARIIDKDNAPRWRFARIEDVSSADVEKMFESPWPANEHPLRDLRG from the coding sequence ATGTCCATGTCCGCCCCGTCCGCCGTCGGCGATGAAATCGTCACCCACGTCACCAACCGCATCGGCTTCATCGAACTGGAGAGGCCGAAAGCGCTGAATGCGCTGACGACCGGCATGATCCGCGCAATCCAGGCGGCGCTCGAGCAGTGGCGGGAGGACCCCGACGTGCTGGCGGTCGTGGTGCGCAGCCCGCATGCGCGCGCGTTCTGCGCGGGCGGCGACATTCGCCTGATGTACGAGGCGGCACGGCGCGGCGAGCAGGACACGCGCGATACGTTTTTCACCGAGGAGTACCGCCTCAATCACACGATCTTCACTTATCCGAAGCCCTATATCGCATTGATGAGCGGCATCGTGATGGGTGGCGGCATGGGCATTTCGCAGGGCGCGCATCGGACCGGCGGTCTGCGCGTCGTCACGCAATCGACGAAGATGGCGATGCCCGAAACCCGTATCGGCCTTTTCCCCGATGTCGGCGCGAGCTGGTTTCTCGCGCGCACGCCTGGCGCGATCGGCCGTTATCTGGCGGTGACCGGCGAGACGATCGGCGCGGCCGATGCGTTGTACGCGGGGCTCGCCGATGTCTATATCGATGACGAAGCATTGCCCGCGCTGATCGATACGTTGCGGCGCGAACCGTTCGAGCGCGGCGCGGACGTGGTCGCGTGCATCGAGCGCGACGCGCTTGCGTATCAGGTCGCGCCACGGCCGGAGGATAGTCCGCTGGCGCAGGCCCGCGCGTTAATCGACCGGCATTTCGCGTTGCCCAACGTCGCGCGGATTCTTGCGTCACTCGAACAGGAGAGCGAGCACGGTAGCGACGCGGCGGAGTGGGCTGCGCAGACGATTGCGGTGCTGCGCGAGCGCTCGCCGTTGTCGATGGCGGTATCGCTCGAGGTGGTGACGCGCGCCGAAGGCTCGATGGCGGAGGTGCTGCGCACCGACCTCGATCTGACGCGCTCGAGCTTTCTGCTCGGCGATACGGTGGAAGGGATTCGCGCGCGCATCATCGACAAGGACAATGCACCGCGCTGGCGTTTCGCGCGCATCGAAGATGTGAGCTCCGCCGATGTCGAGAAGATGTTCGAAAGCCCGTGGCCGGCGAACGAACATCCGCTGCGCGATCTGCGCGGCTGA
- the dusA gene encoding tRNA dihydrouridine(20/20a) synthase DusA, whose amino-acid sequence MSSPLIASPRRVSVAPMMDWTDRHCRSLHRMISRHTWLYTEMVTTGALLHGDVPRHLAFTPDEAPVALQLGGSEPDDLARSAKLGEQWGYDEINLNCGCPSERVQRGAFGACLMNEPQLVADCVKAMRDAVSVPVTVKHRIGVDAVEDYAFVRDFVGTIADAGCEVFIVHARNAILKGLSPKENREIPPLKYDYAYQLKRDFPQLEIIINGGIKTLDEVDMHLRHVDGVMLGREAYHNPYVLADVDARFYGSTQTPLTREQVEAKLIEYCAAEMARGTYPGAITRHALGLYRGEAGARGWRRVLSDSKRLAARDLTIFDEARQHLREPVEISE is encoded by the coding sequence ATGTCTTCACCTCTTATTGCCAGCCCGCGTCGCGTTTCTGTTGCGCCGATGATGGACTGGACTGACCGTCATTGCCGCTCACTGCATCGGATGATCTCGCGCCATACGTGGCTTTACACGGAAATGGTGACGACCGGCGCGCTGCTGCATGGCGACGTGCCGCGTCATCTCGCGTTTACGCCCGACGAAGCGCCCGTTGCATTGCAACTCGGCGGCAGCGAACCCGACGACCTCGCGCGCTCGGCGAAGCTTGGCGAACAGTGGGGCTATGACGAAATCAATCTGAACTGCGGGTGCCCGTCAGAACGGGTACAGCGCGGCGCGTTCGGCGCGTGCCTGATGAACGAGCCGCAACTCGTCGCCGATTGCGTGAAGGCGATGCGCGATGCGGTATCCGTGCCGGTGACGGTCAAGCATCGCATCGGCGTCGATGCGGTCGAGGACTACGCGTTCGTGCGCGATTTCGTCGGCACCATCGCCGATGCGGGATGCGAAGTCTTTATCGTTCACGCGCGCAACGCGATCCTGAAGGGTTTGAGCCCGAAGGAAAACCGCGAAATTCCGCCGCTCAAATACGATTACGCGTACCAGTTGAAACGCGATTTCCCGCAGTTGGAGATAATCATCAACGGCGGGATCAAGACACTCGATGAAGTGGACATGCATCTGCGGCACGTCGACGGTGTGATGCTCGGTCGCGAGGCTTATCACAATCCGTACGTGCTCGCCGATGTCGATGCGCGCTTCTACGGATCGACCCAAACGCCGCTCACGCGCGAGCAGGTCGAAGCAAAACTGATCGAGTACTGTGCGGCTGAAATGGCGCGCGGCACCTATCCCGGTGCGATCACGCGCCATGCGTTGGGTCTGTATCGCGGCGAAGCGGGCGCACGGGGCTGGCGCCGTGTTTTGTCCGATAGCAAACGGCTCGCCGCGCGCGATCTGACGATCTTCGACGAAGCAAGACAGCATCTGCGCGAGCCTGTCGAAATTTCTGAATAA
- a CDS encoding TetR/AcrR family transcriptional regulator, with amino-acid sequence MGIAERKNRQRQALRERILDAARRIVMREGFAALSMRKIADVIEYSPATLYLHFASRDEIARALCEEGYAQLLESFVPLARIADPAERLKAIGRAYVAFGVEHPQTYRLIFMEDPSYTGAALGGASGASARMEKGDGEGAAAAVARAGGREAGSAGDAANDHADRKAADQADAGAMTIGASADASWNVSANPSANSSATAASDDSSVHSASADGDDAGSAALHIMIDALDELRAAGRLSASVASMDPAVWAEALWASLHGIVALNLTCPVFPSAPLDTVVGVTLDAWLGAPQAKRPRRTAAGTAAGTAAGTAAGTAAGTAAGTAAGTAAGTAAGTAAGTAAGTAGTAGTAGTRGKKPTAKQKQPTEPDDPTPDSPPARRRPTGP; translated from the coding sequence ATGGGAATCGCTGAACGAAAAAACCGCCAGAGACAGGCACTACGCGAACGTATCCTCGATGCCGCACGACGCATCGTGATGCGCGAGGGCTTTGCCGCGCTGTCGATGCGCAAGATCGCCGACGTGATCGAATACTCGCCCGCCACGCTGTATCTGCATTTCGCGAGCCGCGACGAGATCGCGCGGGCATTGTGCGAAGAGGGCTATGCGCAACTGCTCGAAAGCTTCGTGCCGCTCGCGCGGATCGCCGATCCGGCGGAACGGCTCAAGGCGATCGGACGCGCGTACGTCGCGTTTGGCGTCGAGCATCCACAGACGTACCGGCTGATCTTCATGGAGGATCCGAGCTATACCGGTGCGGCGCTTGGTGGCGCGTCGGGCGCCTCTGCGCGCATGGAGAAGGGCGACGGGGAGGGCGCAGCGGCAGCCGTGGCCCGCGCGGGGGGCCGCGAAGCAGGCAGTGCAGGCGATGCGGCGAACGATCACGCGGACCGTAAGGCAGCCGATCAGGCGGACGCCGGGGCAATGACCATTGGCGCATCGGCGGACGCATCGTGGAACGTATCGGCCAACCCGTCGGCTAACTCATCGGCCACCGCAGCAAGCGACGATTCATCCGTTCACTCCGCATCCGCGGATGGCGACGATGCCGGCTCGGCCGCCTTGCACATCATGATCGATGCGCTCGATGAACTCAGGGCAGCGGGGCGTCTATCGGCTTCGGTCGCATCGATGGATCCGGCGGTTTGGGCCGAGGCCTTGTGGGCGAGTCTGCATGGCATCGTCGCGCTGAACCTGACGTGTCCGGTGTTCCCCAGTGCACCACTCGATACGGTCGTGGGCGTGACGCTCGACGCATGGCTCGGCGCGCCGCAGGCCAAGCGGCCGCGGCGCACAGCAGCAGGCACAGCAGCAGGCACAGCAGCAGGCACAGCAGCAGGCACAGCAGCAGGCACAGCAGCAGGCACAGCAGCAGGCACAGCAGCAGGCACAGCAGCAGGCACAGCAGCAGGCACAGCAGCAGGCACAGCAGGCACAGCAGGCACAGCAGGCACGCGCGGCAAAAAGCCCACGGCGAAACAGAAGCAGCCGACGGAGCCCGACGACCCCACCCCCGACTCACCGCCCGCAAGGCGCAGACCCACAGGCCCGTGA